In the Terriglobales bacterium genome, one interval contains:
- a CDS encoding DinB family protein translates to MSPNIANVVDRYEKGIETFAQALQGVPAELLDKSPAPGKWSIRQIAVHLADSETLGVARFRTIAAQPGSVLKAYDQEAWAQKLTTQQSPQQALELFSLLRKTTAAMLRALPEAAWKNSGRHEESGEVVLDKFVEHYCDHVDNHSRQIREIRQKFGAPAAGA, encoded by the coding sequence ATGTCACCGAACATTGCTAATGTGGTGGACCGCTACGAGAAGGGAATCGAGACATTCGCCCAGGCGCTGCAGGGCGTCCCGGCGGAACTGCTCGATAAATCGCCCGCGCCCGGCAAGTGGAGCATCCGCCAGATCGCGGTGCATCTGGCCGACTCCGAGACCTTGGGGGTGGCGCGCTTCCGCACCATCGCCGCCCAACCCGGCTCCGTCCTCAAAGCCTATGACCAGGAGGCTTGGGCCCAGAAGCTGACCACCCAGCAGTCGCCGCAGCAGGCGCTGGAGCTGTTCTCGCTCCTGCGCAAGACCACCGCAGCCATGCTGCGCGCGCTTCCCGAGGCGGCCTGGAAGAACAGCGGTCGCCACGAGGAGAGCGGGGAAGTGGTGCTGGACAAGTTCGTCGAGCACTACTGCGACCACGTGGACAACCACTCCCGGCAGATCCGCGAGATCCGCCAGAAGTTCGGCGCGCCGGCGGCGGGCGCCTAG